The nucleotide window AGTCCATAAGAATCAAGATCGatataaattacttaattatgcttcaaattatttGAAGTAAACATATATACTTGAGGTTAACTATTAACAATCATAATCTGCTTTTTActtttgttcaattttgttaTCAGATGCCGAAGTGCCAATTGTTTCGCTAGAAGAAAGACAATAAAACGATTTTGTGAgaaaagaaattttattggTAACGTAGAGACGATTCGAACACGTATAAACGGTatgtataaaagtataaaaaataaatagcgATGACGCTGCGACTTTGTAAAAGTCTTAATGAGAGTGAATCCATCGTGAGGTGTTCCCATTGTCGCCGAGATCACGATCACGATCACGATTACGATCACGATCACAATTCGATGACAATAACTTCACTAGTGACAAATAATGACGATAACAATAATCATTATATGAATAATTGACGTTGTTCTTAATTTTACGGTAAATTTCGCTATCATTCAACGCACAATTTATTCTCTCACGCACACAAATCCATTTATccttctctcttgctctcttcaTACATGAACACTAATCATTTGTTAAATCTAAATGGTGGAGATCAatgcaataatataaataaactaGATTCGCAGATTCCTTCGTTCGCGATAACGTAATACACAAACTTGTCTCGAGCATCTCTCACACACATTTTTCACTGCGGTTCTCGAATATTTTTGTCCTTCTGTAAAATATTTGGAATATTTCTACATAAGTAAATCCGAACAGCGAGATATCTCGGATGTAATAATAAAGTTTCATCGTATCTTTTCGCGAATTCCAGCTTGCGCGTCTTGTACCTGACAGAAATACGAAGTGTCTCAGAATTTACGATGCAATCCGAAGCTATCCTTTATTCGAAGATGACTCTACAAACAACAAGAAACGAGGAatcaatttttttcgttcgtagTTTTGTTTTCGAAAATAATCTCGTTTAAAAATCCCGCGTCGGGTTTCCTGGGACTCGCATCGGATGCGCGCGCACAGAGTGGTAATCTTCGAATTTTCAAACGCAATTTTCGTGGAATTCACGTACGAAAATAAATTACTTCGTCGTCCGTCGGTCTCCAAGAAAGGATCTATCGATTCGATCGTTCGATTTTGATTCACTCTGCGTACGCAGGTTATTTTCCACTCGCAGAACGTACGGCGCATGTTTAAATAATCTTGTCGCTCGTCTGTTTAATTAATCCAAACAATCGTACAGCAAATAAAGGAGCTCATTATTCACTTATGTGCCCAGAATGCAAGATACCGAACATTTTATAGAAAAACACCGTGTTACCGCGCAGTTTATGTCGCcagaagtaaaataataatatttaaacgaACAGAAATATGCAAATGTGGATTGTGGCAATAACGACTGTGGATCTCTACGCACTTGTGGCACGTGTGCAACATCTTACGTTCTCGTCACAAGAAATTTTCTATCTAATGATTTACACGCGTTGGCGATCCAGACCTGTTTTCGCGATCTCTTTCAGCtgaatttccttcttttttgCTCTAAGTATAGTTGCTCGCAATTGCCGGACTTGATACAATCGTGATTGGGGTTAATGGTGGCCGACAATATCGACGATTAAATTTGAAGTTCGCGCGCACGTGTTCACGTGTAcgcgcgaatgaacgaattacGAAATGCGGTGTTCGTTTTTCCAATAGTTTCAACCCTTGCGCAACAATGCCTGGGTCTTTGGAGACCCGTTACTATGATAATCTACtaacgacaacgaaataatgtatCTTCTCCGAATTCTCCTATCGTTTTATATTCCGTCTATTCATTTTGTGTGATAAATAATTTCCAACTCGGGCCACAACTGACCCGGTCATCGGACATCTGCCTGTACAGTCGAGCAAGGGTTAAACGAAtctataaaaatgtaaattcaCGTGGGTACGCTATCTAGGACGGGTCGCGGCCGACCCTGTCGTCGAGCTATTATCTAACAGTTAACGATATGCTTGAACGAATTGATTTCTGCAACCAGCGCGACTCATAGGAATTCGGTATTAGATCCTCGAAGCGATATATCCCTCTGTTTCGAGGCTCAACGTTGTGCGTTGCTTCTCACTTTCCTTAAATTAGAGGCTAGAGAAGAATGTACGAGAGTATGGCGTAAAATGTTCATTAATTCACATGGCAGGGCAGTGATAGGACGAGTGACTCGTTAGAAAAGAAAATCCCATGGCTCCTACGCATAGATCGTGGCTAGTCCCTCAACGATCCACATTGATGCACGACAACATGGTATTCGAGGATACACCGACCGAATCTTACGTGGCTCCTAAGCCCGCTAAAAGCTCGTCCTATTTGTCGAACGATAGCTCAGCTCGGTACACTCTAGATAAAACCACCTCCTCGCCTGCAGTCTCGCAATTAACACATTACCTACCGGCTAAATAAAATAGCATTCGTTGAGTCTAATTAGCTGCTTATGCTGTCTCGAAATTTCCAAAATGAGAACTTCCGGTAGATAAAGCGTTCGTGCGTCCACTAAAATTCCCCGACCAACAACGAGGGAATATTCTATGAGCGGTTTCTACATGGTTTCCTTTGGAAAACGAGAAACGTCTACAGTTACGCGAAACCTTTGAATCTTGAATTCAATCCGTTTCAGGATAACATCCGTTCCAGAGCCCCGACTCGTGTGTACCGGCCTCTTCAGAAATGCTGAATCGCTCTAAATCATTCTAGACTCTACATTCTTTTACTCTCCGAGTAGTGCGATCCTTCCCCTCTAATTCCTCCAATACCGTTTCCAAATCAACGAGTCTTTCTACGAGTGGTTGGTCCTCCGGGCAATAAAACAACGCTGCTCGTTCGATTTATCAAGAACCCCGATTATTCTCTCGTTGAGTCCGCTAAAATCGGTCAGATTCTGAACAGAGAGGTGGCCTCTGTGTTTAAAACACGTTGCTCGTCTCGCGTTCCTCTCTGATCCGCTACGTCGTGATCGTTCACGGCGGATCAAGAGGGAGAGACGATTGTCAAGAAAAAGGGTCCAACTTCGAATCACCCCGTTCCAGGGGACCTGATTGTTCGGGATCCATCGGTTGTTCCCTATCATTCGAAATCATTCACCCGCGGTTCAGTGAACGATTGTCAGATACCGCGACACTGTCCGTGTCGTGTTTCATGGCAGCGATTCGTCCGAGTCCTCGTCAAACGATGAGGATGTCTTCGGGGAGGCTCCTATGCCGGAACCTGGACGACCGGCCTGTGGATCGGCACCGAGATCACGTAGATGTCCAGCTTCTCGCCGGAAGCCTTGTCGACGATCTCCCCGTAATTAACGGAATCGTACGGAGGCGGCGCGAACAAGTGATACGGGGGTGGCGGTGTCTCCGTGACCACCTGGCTGCCGTTCATCACCTCTGTTCGCTGGGCGTACGGCACTGTCAAAGGACGACCGCCTCGACGACAACACCATTCCGAGCAGCTCACTATCAGGAAGAACGCTACCAGGCCGCCGAACGAACCGATGTACCAGACGATCGACCACGGATCCAGCGGGTTCTGATCGTCCCCGTCTACTGAAACAAACAGAAACCTGCCTATGAAGGATAAGGTCGCGTTAATAAAGTCGAGGACAATGGGTCTCTGATCCTTTCGCTACCGTAGACACGCAATAGATTCATAGTTGCAGTTGGACGCGTCAGGCATTTGTTGCAATCGGATCTAATCATTCTGCTATTTATAAACTAGACCTTTATCTACAATTGACGGTTCGGTAGCGAAAGGATTAAACTTCTTAGAAAAGTCAATCTAATTAAACAGCCACTTCGTGCAATCGAGCCGAATATGTTGTGTGTTAGGTTTGCGATATAACTTAATATATCTCGATACAACTTGCATAAGCGAACGTAATTGTATGTTAATAATTAGAACAATCGAATGTTGAACGCGACTAGATTCTAATAACGACAAGATTGAATATATCCAGACTCTGTGCACGTTTTTAATTATACTGCGTGTTGCAAAATGTAGGATTTCGCTCAGAAATGTCTTAGAAGGAATGTCAGGAATGTCTTCTTTAGTTAAAGAAGGAATGAGGAACAAGTCGTCTTGATCCGACCTGGGGTACTACCAGCGCGAAGTGAATTTTGTTCCTGATCGTCTCTGGTACGGAGACATTGCCTCGGAGCAATAAATTTGAATTGTTGTCCCCTGTGAGAAGACGACTCCAGATGACGTGTTTCATTAGCCCCGGTCATAAATTCCCCTGTGATTCGCGCCGAATCAATCCCGGAATTCATTTAGTTCAATCGTGAGCCAGCCGTACGTGCGCTCTTATGTAAATTAAGCCCCGCCGATGTGTGATCGAACAACGAATCCCGTTAATGAGCTCAACGAGAGTTAACCAACCGAGCTCCGAAACTATAAATAACGAGCAATAAGCAACTGTCTCGGCGGAAGATGCACTTCTTCTGCTATAATGATTCGTGAATCAATGGTTCGACGGCACGTGACCGATAGCATCGGCAAATTCAACCGACACGAGTGCATTTAAATGAAGGTTTTCTATCGTTTATCATAAACTGCCTTGTTCCCGGGAGCCTCTGTTTTAGAATCGCGCTGTATGTACGATATGGTAATGGTTGCATAATGTTTAATATCATTGGAGGATTATTGGAGGATCATCTTCTGTCTCGGTAATTGCATCAGGAAGTATGTTTCCTCTTCTGCGAAACAACCTCTGATAATTCATCGAAAGTTGCAGGTTGGCTCGTGCATCGAGTTGCATATTTCAATTTCATCTAAAACGATTTCTATAATTGGCTATTATTGCTCTAGATTAATCTATGGAACCCTATAATACCGACAAATAAATAGAGGGTTCAAATTCcgattaaaattgtttaaaaaaagatATAGCACCATTATCAAAACCGTTTGCCGCATTCTTAGCAACTCCGAATAATTATTTGCCATACTTCGAACGCATTTATTAGTGATGATAGTTATTGTTCCAATGGTTATTTTTGGAGACACCCGGTAGACGGAGTTGCACGTTTCCGGTTGCTGATGCAAATGGTGATACATAGTTGGAAAACGATGAACAGATCTTACCAGCAGGTCCGTCTTTTcttttgctctgctcttcctttTCGTTGGACTCCGACTCGAATTCGATAACGTAAACGGTCTTCTCGTCCTCCGACCGATAGTCAGTCGTCGACTCGCCCCGGCGATCActattctcaattttctgaatcaTCTCGCTGCTCTCCAAACGTTTCTGAGCGCCTGTCACATTGTAGCTCGACACACCGTGAACTGCAACCAGAGCAAAccaatcaaattaataaacaatgCATACATTCATCATCGAAATCTGAAACAGTTCTTAACCAGACGCACAGAAAAACGTTGTTTAACGCTGGTTGAGGACTGAGCAAGCGATAGTCTGCGCTTCCTAAGCCTGCGCGGCTGGATTTCTGAAATTCCCGTGATTCCCAGCTCtccgacaaaaacaacaaagatTTATTGTCTAAGCTGCAAATCGGTCCGTTTTCAGGAGGGGAAAAAAGCGTAATAAATTCATCAAACTTGTTATCTCGAAGGAGTGAAAGATTAACCTCTCCGATGTGCTCGAGATTTGGTCGGAGATAACGAAACATTAAAATTTCCTCGATTGAGTCATGGTGTGACGGTGCTCGCATCTACATATCTAGAAGCGTTGAAATGTCGCGAGTCACAAgatttgataataataataataataataataataataataataataataataataataataatagcgcgTGAAATTTTGAAAAGCTGGCCTAACAAGAGCTGGATTAGTCAGTGATTGGTCGGTATCGAAACGCAAAAACGATCCACCGGTTGTTTGCCGGCAATATATCGTTCACATTCGGGATCAGACTGTCTCAACGGCGCCGGTTTTATCCTAATTTTCCAACAAATTCGCTGTCTTTATCTTGCGGCAGGCAAACACCGTCAGACTGACAGTTTGAGCTTCTCTCTCTTTGCCGCGTGTTTGCAGTTCGCTGTCTATTTGCATGCTCAGGCCTGTTCGCGTCGAAATATTTTCTAGCTTACAGTTGCATCGCTCGCGTATTCCTTTGGAAGGTTGATAGTCTTCCAATCCTCTACGCCCCGACTATAATCATCGCTGCTGAACGATCGATCGTTCGCTGCGGAATTCGACTGCAGCCGACCTATCGTCGGCACCAATTTTTCTCGAGGAGTTTCCGTCGGTAGAAAATTGTCGGAAAATCTTTGGCTTGTTTCGCTGTCGCGCAGGACAGCGAAACCTGCCTTCCTTGCGTATGCAGGCCAATAAAAATAGAACCGATTCGATTTTTCGTGATGGACTAAGGTGGGGCTTATGTAACTTTCACATTGTGCCAACGTCGATACCGTCCACGTCCGGCGAGAAGTCGCCGCAGGATTTTTCCATATTCAGTCTGCCCCGAAAGCGGAGACTTGCCGTGATCCTGACGGAGGAACGGATCAGTACGTGATCGAAGGAACGTTCATGGTTGCACGGGAACGAGCACGTTTCTTTCTTAATCGAAGGTTGATTTAAGGCTTCCAGCTTGAACATTTTCATAAGAGGAGCAGTGCTTCGACCGAAGACGATGCTTGACGGAAAATTGTTGAAAAGAGAACATCGAGCCGTACAAAGTAGAACAATCCTAAACGAAACGGAGCAAAACAAGCACAGCTGACGGAGCAGAACGTGGAACGGAGTCCTCTTTGAATTGCCGTTCGATTGGAATGTAATAGAACGATGCTACACCAGAAACGATACTTTTTCCTAAAATTGGGTAACCCGAGCTTTCCAAACATCGTGTTCATTTTTGCGGGAACGCGGAACGAAAATGGGAGAGCTTTTCGTTCCATACACGCTCGCTTGTTTCGAGGTATCTTAATCACGGGACGACCTCTCTGGGAATACGATTACATTTCAGATTGCAGATATTATGGGAAACGACAAATTGGCGAGGATTCGCGATATTCCTCGAtatcttagattcaaattggcCGTCCTCGATTTCGTAGTTCGAGTCTTCGTATGAAATGATATAAGATACGGCGATATACGGAATTCTGTAGCGGCCTCTAGTGTTTTTAACGTTTGCTCTTATTCTTGATTATTTAATCGTTGCGTAGAAGCACAGCGGGCCGTTTATCGGTggtttaatttttcatttaatttcctGCCGGGGCCTCGACGATAAAGAATTAATCCgcgattaaaaaaaatataaaaaatcttGTTACAGCTGATCGGAATCGTTTTTGATTAAATACTAATTTTAGCCGGCTTCGATTACGGACCGGTTAAATTTAAAGCTCGGTCTTTATCGCGATTGATTATCAAGTAATTCCGATGTAGTCCTTCTTCATTAATTGCAGAGTAAACATTGGCGAACTCTGCCTACTGTAAGGACCGTTCCTCTCGACGACTGCGGGTCGCGAGTCGAGTAGATGGTAACGAGCAATTTGTCGTGGCACGGCTAATGCTCGTAGACAGGTAGAAACGAAATTCGTACGCA belongs to Megalopta genalis isolate 19385.01 chromosome 1, iyMegGena1_principal, whole genome shotgun sequence and includes:
- the LOC117220897 gene encoding uncharacterized protein LOC117220897 isoform X1, which codes for MIVLAWSLFVLVSLLVTSNQAFLAAPLPVHGVSSYNVTGAQKRLESSEMIQKIENSDRRGESTTDYRSEDEKTVYVIEFESESNEKEEQSKRKDGPAGRFLFVSVDGDDQNPLDPWSIVWYIGSFGGLVAFFLIVSCSEWCCRRGGRPLTVPYAQRTEVMNGSQVVTETPPPPYHLFAPPPYDSVNYGEIVDKASGEKLDIYVISVPIHRPVVQVPA
- the LOC117220897 gene encoding uncharacterized protein LOC117220897 isoform X4; its protein translation is MIQKIENSDRRGESTTDYRSEDEKTVYVIEFESESNEKEEQSKRKDGPAGRFLFVSVDGDDQNPLDPWSIVWYIGSFGGLVAFFLIVSCSEWCCRRGGRPLTVPYAQRTEVMNGSQVVTETPPPPYHLFAPPPYDSVNYGEIVDKASGEKLDIYVISVPIHRPVVQVPA
- the LOC117220897 gene encoding uncharacterized protein LOC117220897 isoform X3, translating into MIVLAWSLFVLVSLLVTSNQAFLAAPLPVHGVSSYNVTGAQKRLESSEMIQKIENSDRRGESTTDYRSEDEKTVYVIEFESESNEKEEQSKRKDGPADGDDQNPLDPWSIVWYIGSFGGLVAFFLIVSCSEWCCRRGGRPLTVPYAQRTEVMNGSQVVTETPPPPYHLFAPPPYDSVNYGEIVDKASGEKLDIYVISVPIHRPVVQVPA
- the LOC117220897 gene encoding uncharacterized protein LOC117220897 isoform X2: MIVLAWSLFVLVSLLVTSNQAFLAAPLPVHGVSSYNVTGAQKRLESSEMIQKIENSDRRGESTTDYRSEDEKTVYVIEFESESNEKEEQSKRKDGPAVDGDDQNPLDPWSIVWYIGSFGGLVAFFLIVSCSEWCCRRGGRPLTVPYAQRTEVMNGSQVVTETPPPPYHLFAPPPYDSVNYGEIVDKASGEKLDIYVISVPIHRPVVQVPA